From the genome of Silurus meridionalis isolate SWU-2019-XX chromosome 20, ASM1480568v1, whole genome shotgun sequence, one region includes:
- the oc90 gene encoding otoconin-90, with translation MKREVLDSSQEAESKKPLHRAKRMMPFFPWPLLEAAGLSELHSQSDECSMTFTQYSPTGAVIREFKGLGEMLHCLTGRCPQEYEHYGCYCGQQGRGIPQDQLDRCCFLHQCCLEQLTLLGCKRDRKFNIHVNCHNSKPQCLGVGVCDRLQCVCDRTTAECMAASHFNHSVTSQCSGPRLSCMHRPRPQPPRPTYADSSQESSETLSNLQTHTQLGNTKPAGGAREQEVKDEGKPDGEENIEEEEEEEEGGGENEEI, from the exons ATGAAGAGAGAGGTGTTGGACAGTTCGCAGGAGGCCGAATCTAAAA agccTCTTCATCGAGCAAAGCGGATGATGCCGTTCTTCCCCTGGCCCCTCCTGGAGGCAGCAGGACTGTCTGAGCTACACTCACAATCAGATG AATGCAGCATGACATTTACCCAGTACAGCCCCACTGGAGCAGTAATTAGAGAATTTAAAGGACTGGGAGAAATGTTACACTGCCTAACTGGCCGCTGTCCTCAAGAGTACGAGCACTATGGCTGCTATTGTGGACAGCAGGGTCGTGGAATCCCTCAAGACCAGCTAGACCG GTGCTGTTTTCTTCATCAGTGTTGTCTGGAGCAGCTCACATTGCTGGGCtgcaagagagacagaaaattcAACATTCACGTCAATTGCCACAACAGCAAACCCCAAT gTCTTGgagtaggtgtgtgtgatcgactgcagtgtgtgtgtgatcgcaCCACGGCCGAATGCATGGCAGCGTCCCATTTTAACCACTCAGTCACCTCCCAGTGTTCTGGTCCCCGCCTCTCCTGTATGCACAGACCACGCCCACAACCACCACGACCCACCTATGCTGACTCCAGCCAGGAGAGTTCAGAGACCCTATcaaatctacaaacacacactcaacttgGAAATACTAAGCCTGCAGGGGGTGCCAGAGAGCAAGAAGTTAAGGATGAAGGAAAACCAGACGGAGAGGAGAAcatagaggaagaggaggaagaagaggaaggaggaggagaaaatgaaGAAATCTAA